The DNA window gttggtttttattttgtattgtatcTCAGTTTTTTGCTCCACCACCTTgatgtttttaagttatttttttgtgACAATATCTGGCTATGATCATCCACATGAAAAGTTTCTCACAGCTTTTCCTCAATCCTTACTCTTATCCTCAAATAaaacacaaggggaaaaaaactgctCAGTTGGTTTCCTGGGCTCTCACAACACCACATATATGGTGTTAATCCCTTAAAGTCAGCAAACTGTTGATGTATGAAAAACAATATTCTCAAAGTGCAGAGGGTCAAGTAGTGGAAAGATACTTAAAATGATACAGAAGGCCCATGTCTCGACTACAAAAAGAATTACCGAACTGCTGTTTACAAAGCTCTGTTTTTGTATGTAACTTTTCTTGGCAACAGATGCAGTATTTATAGTAAAGTCTATCACCGTTTATTAATGTTATACATTAGAGTTATTTGCTACTCTAAAAATGATATGCTAAAATATGCCGaagcattttcaaataaaacaagaaaaatgaactgACAATTTATTAATTGCATTTCATTGTTTCATAATAGAACATGATAAACCTtgaataaaacaacataaatatatcAATTCCATTTAGCATAATTGTTCTAACCATTTATAATGAAGTCTCCGGAGAGTTCTTTTCTACTCAGTTTTCCTGAAAGTGCAAGAGAATTCcccctttctttatttccttctgccATTGTTTAAAACAGTtgctttctggggcgcctgggtggctcagtcggttaagcgtccgacttcggctcaggtcacgatctcgcggtatgtgagttcgagccccgcgtcgggctctgtgctgactgctcagagcctggagcctgtttcagattctgtgtctccctctctctctgaccctcccccgttcatggtctgtctctctctgtctcaaaaataaataaaaaagttaaaaaaaaaattaaaaaaaaaaaaaaacaacagttgcTTTCCAGTAACTTATAGGCAAGCAGAAGAATAAGGCAATAACCCAAATGTGCGTGTGTCCGGAGAACTGATAAACAACTTTCTAATCGGAATCTTTCAACTAAATGTCATTTCGGAAATCTTGCTGCAGGTATGGTGCATCTCACATGTTGTTTGTTCTAAGACTAAATGGTTCAAAAGACTAGTCTCAAAGCTCTAACAAGATACTAAAACAGGTGCATTAGTGAATGCATACCAGTGTCCCCGCTTACCATAAGAAGCAATTCCGCCATATGTTTTAGGTATTATGCTTTTAAGGAATGCATAATAAATCTGCTTCAGCTTTGAGGAACTGGTAGGGTTGTAGGAACCCCAAACAACTCCAGAGTGAGTTAGATACAGGGTCAACAGTCATGTTCTCTGTTAAAGACACATGGAGGAAGAGAgtacatttacataaaaatttaccatttaaagGCCATAAATTCTTTGACTATATGTTTGTGTTACTGAcagctttgaaaacattaaacagGTACACCTTCATCCTTAATGGGAGGGaccagtctttattttaataccAAGAGAGCAGAAACAGGGTTGGTAGGAGACAAGAGAGCAAGTAGACACAACTGTGTTTGAAAATTCAACATGCAAGAAAGCCAgtaactcacagaaacagagaggggatGGATAGCCACATGggaagcaataaaaatgaatcaattcTTTACATTATACATCAGGATAAGTTCTAAAAGGATCAGAGACTTGGCtgtcacaataaataaatatagcaaaACAAGCACTAGAAGAGACACAAATTAACTGCTCCATAACTTGTCCTTGGGGAAATCTTTCCTAACTATAATTCAAAATCCAGgaggaataaagggaaaatggCTAATCTTTCTTACTAAATTTTAAGACTACTTCCCAAGGAAAAAACACCCCAagcaaagtaaaaagacaaactGGGGAAGGGGGGAATTGCAATCATATCACAAAGGGGTAATGCCcttaatatattatttacttcTAATAATAGTGGGGGAAAAGCACCCGAATTCTAAATGGTCTAGGGCTTTCAGCAATGTTCAGTCTTTCTTAAAATTGCAAGACCATTTCTCACCTATCAGAATGGATGCAATACAAAAGTCTGATAATATAACGTATAGATGAGGCTGTGGGGAAATGCATTGTAATACATTGCAGTCAGAATGCAAAATATCATAACCCATAAACAGAAGAATTGGCAATATGTAAcaaaagtacatatatatttacccTTTGAGCtagcagtcccacttctgggaaGCCATTCCAAAATTTACTGGTAAAATATACAGAAGTTGGTTTATTATAGCACTCTTTGCAATAAATAGCAAAAGCCTTGAAACAAAGCGTATGTCCACCAAATTGGGAAGAAGTCATGTATATTAGCACAAGGGAGCAATGTGCAGCTCTGCATGATAATGAGGAATATCTTTCTATACTACTATGGCGTGATCTCCAAGAAAGGTGAAAAATGTCAAGGTGAAAAACAGCATATGTCATATGCTATTTATTTAAGGAaatgaatatatgtacatatattataaaatttacattaCGATATTGTAGTAATTAGTAACTAGTAACACATTATATAACTTTGACATTATAATATCATAGtaatataaaactgaaattataagatcaaaaaatatattctataaaaacaacaataacaaatatataatgatcTTCCTAGGAGAAGAGGGAACAGGACAGTGATTAAAAACTGAACATTTCTGAATACGCTGTTTTGTAAATTTCAAGCGTTACTTTGAACCCacttctatattttaaataactttaaagcaagatcaatttaaaaagtaactttctAATTCCTAAAAGTCAAAGTAAAATCCATATGTCAAATTTTACCACAGCCACACAAGGAACAACTATTCCGAGTAACCTGTAATTTTACTAAACGTTCCTAGTGGGGTATACTCTAAAGGtaacataaacagaaaaaaaaattttgttttcagttaatGATTATCAATAGCATTATACTGCAACTGTTAAGTATGTATTGTGAATTAAGGCAAATGGGTAATTATAATGGTGTtctgaagaaacaaagatttaaacatagaattaacAAAATGCAATCGTAATATTATTAAGGTTAAGTAAAATCCCCACAGTCTTTACTATGGATTGTGATAATAAGAATTTATGATTACATATACACAAAGGATTTAGGTATTTCCTACTTCTATCCACCAAAAAGTCTTGAAACAGTGACTAACACAGTAACAATGTGTACACTTGGCCCCTGTTCTTTAATTGCAAGACTTAGAGAATAGTTAGTTCTAGGCATCAGACAAGAAATGTATAATATGTACCTGGATCATCTTACATATCAAAAAGCAAATTTCTATAGGGGTTACCTGTAATGGACTAAAgatctaatattttaaaaggctacTATTGGCCAAAGACTGGATGATCTGAACATCAGTAAGGATAATGACTGCCATGAATTGAAACATAGGACATATGCTTAAATACATCATTTTGTATAGACtctattaaaaaacacacaaaaaaatttttaactttatcgGTCTCCTTCAGAGGACATTAATGAATTGACTCATTTTTTTACAGTTGGTAAATAAAGGTAAAGATAAATCAGATGTACCAACTTTCTCATACCAACTGCAATTCAGGATCACCAGACAATGAGGGtaactgtatctttaaaaaatcatttcagttaataaatgaagagaaaatgataaaataacatATCACAGTCACATTCTAATTAAATATGAATCTGAGCAATGACCATCAATTGCTATAACATCACAAAAGTTAACTAGACACTGTCTCCTAATGGAAGTACCCAAAACTACCTAcaaagtattcttgccaaaaacaACCTACCCATGAACCTCATATGGACACACTTCTTGCCTCCTGTTCCCATCTGTGTTTTCTCCCATCATCTGTGGAAATCAACAACCCTAAATCACTAACCTGAgtgagtgatgaaaatgttttcattcatttctttaaattttttccctaaatatcATCTTTCCCCTGTTTCCATCCTTCTGTCGCCAGGAGTACCAGCAATGCAAACTACTTTTAAAGTCCAACAGAAGAGGGATTGGAAGTTAATGACCATGGGAACTAGGCCCACAGGGCTTAGTTTATAGAATGCAAGGAAGAGTTGCTGGAGCCAGGTCATGGTCAGCAATGCAGCTGAGGACTCTTTGGTTGAAGATTATCAAATGGTGGATAAAGCAAATAGACTTTCTATGAACCCATATTCAGCCTCAGGTCCAGTGTCCATCATTATCCATACTTCTGAGCACCCATCTCTATCTACTAGGATGGGCACAGTAAAGGAATAATCCGAGAAGACTCTTGACACACCCATTactaacaatgaataaaataccCTTAAGGGTAGGAATTATGTCCTCCTAGGTCTTTGTAGCACATACCTCACATCACCTAGTGCAGTGCTGTGTATAATGGTAAACATTCAGTAGCTTATTAGTAGACATAAGACAATGTAACAGAATAAATAGAtaattatacatgaaaaaaaagtggGTGCTACTGAACTTCTCCACATTCACTGAAGATTTACTTGTTAAactgaaatgttaatattttgtttaaaaatctaaAGCCTAAAGAAAAAGGCTGAGAATTAAGGAGTTAAGCACCacttaagaagttagaaaaagaaccaCAAAGTAAATCCAAAGAGAGCTGGAGAAATGAGATgatgaagataaaaacaaaaatccccaaaACAGAGAAACTAAGATGCATTAGAGTAGAATCAAACCTGGTGTATTTGAAAGCGAGAGTAGATCTTTTCTTTTAACAATGCCGTCCTCTCTATGATAAAATAATTGTCAGTAATAATCATGAAATGAAATAACCAATAATAATGGCTATAAAAGACAGAAAGTGAATATcttctaatgtttacttttgagagagagagagagttgtagagagaaagggagacacaatccaaagcaggctccaggctctgagctgtcagcacggcgcccgacgcggactgcgagatcatgacctgagctgaagtcagaggtttaaactactgagccacccaggagccccaaaagtgaatattctattttattcaacTTATGTACAATCATgccagtaaaaaaattaaaaaaaaaaaaaatcaaggatagTGCTTTTCCTACTCCTTGTTGAGCAAAGATGTCGAAGCGAGGACGTGGTGGGTCCTCCGGTGCGAAATTCCGGATTTCCCTGGGTCTTCCGGTCGGAGCCGTGATCaactgtgctgacaacacgggaGCCAAAAATCTGCATATCATCTCTGTGAAGGGGATCAAAGGAAGACTGAATAGACTTCCTGCTGCTGGCGTGGGTGACATGGTGATGGCCACAGTGAAGAAAGGCAAACCAGAGCTCAGAAAGAAGGTACATCCAGCAGTGGTAATTCGACAACGAAAGTCATACCGGAGAAAAGATGGAGTGTTCCTCTATTTTGAAGATAATGCGGGGGTCATAGTAAATAATAAAGGTGAAATGAAAGGTTCTGCTATCACTGGACCCGTTGCAAAGGAGTGTGCAGACTTGTGGCCCAGGATTGCATCCAATGCTGGCAGCATCGCATGATTATTTGctttatctgttttaaaaaagaagtaaatgtgctcctagaaaaaaaaaaaaaaatcaaggatagaaaaaggaaaaatgcaatggaatgtttctaaattatattaatatgttttatattgaaaaagaaaaatttgggggcgcctgggtggcgcagtcgattaagcgtacgacttcagccaggtcacgatctcacggtccgtgagttcgagccccgcgtcaggctctgagctgatggctcagagcctggagcctgtttccgattctgtgtctccctctctctctgcccctcccctgttcatgctctgtctctctctgtcccaaaaaataaaataaacgttgaaaaaaaaaaattaaaaagaaaaagaaaaatttgtatcTATATAATCTGTTACGGTAATGAATAACATTATATGAATAACATTATAATTAATAGCAAAgggaagttaaataaaaagaatagcaactaataaagaatacatttttattttagaggtatttttcaaattccataaAGTATCTCATGCTTGAATTAAAACTTTTACCTCAACAATAGAAGTATTGGACCCAGTAGTTCCTACTCTACCTCATTGTTTAAATTTGTAAAGGTATATAAAAACTCCAAGAGCAACCTAGAATGACAGAAATGAAGtaacttgattttatttcttattatttatttttaatctactgCATACACAGAAGAACATGTAAAACCACAGCAATTGGAGACACAAACTGTCTAAATTAAGATCTAACAAACCCAAGTCATTATGCATTTACTCTCTAAATGAATGCAAACAACTGAGTCTAAATAAGTTACATGAAGACGCGATAACTAGTTTTCCCATTAGCTTCAAGGATGATATTTCATAATGCAAATTATAATAAGGACACAGTACTTTGAAATTgacacagattttttaaaaccttaataaCAACCACATCAACTTTTTTAGACTTTTGgccaaaaaaagtttttaattcacCGATATTGTTTAGAATTACCAGTGCATGATAATAATATAAAAGCTTGTCAACTTTTAGTCAGTTTTACcaactgtttttaaattctctaccGGAAACACACCTCCTAACTGCCTGTATCCAGGGAAGACCACTCTCACCACCTACCCATCATGTGCCACTGGTGCAAAGACTAATACTTGAAAAGCCTAGTAAAATGGACAAATGTAAAAATGTTGTAAACAagagaaggcacaaataaatgacaccaggaattaaaaaaaggagacacaATTTCAAATAGCACACCCACTAAAGAAGTAAGAAGAACACTCTGAACAACTGCATGACAATATATGGGAAAATTtcagatgaaatgaaaatactccagtaaaatataacttaaaaagcaactaagaaagaaaaatttaatagtCAATtaaattgaatgtttatttttatttggagacAAACAGTAATCACCCAGGGTTAATGGTAATTTATgccaaatattcaaagaactgGGCATTACAATCTTAAGCTAACTtttccagaaaatacaaaaaagaggACAAACTTTCCAACTCATTCCATGAGATCAGTGTATCCTTCCCACAACAACCAGACAAAgacaagaagaggaaagaaagggttAGTGTAATTTGTgaacatcaattaaaaaaatctaaacaaaatattaacaaactgaaaatagcaatatacaaaaaaatatatcatgaaCATGTCGTATTTATCTGAACAATATAAGAGTTATTTGGCATTCTTAATAGAAAATCCATACTACGATTTTACAtgcaaaaaaagtttttacaacTTCAATgtgcattcatgattttaaaagtacacttaaaCTAGGACTAGAAGATAACTTCCTTATACATgcaaaaagaagtttttaaaagttcaacatacattcataattttaaaaacacactgaaGTAGGAATAAAAGATAACTTCCCTAAAAGTTACCTGTGAAAA is part of the Neofelis nebulosa isolate mNeoNeb1 chromosome 7, mNeoNeb1.pri, whole genome shotgun sequence genome and encodes:
- the LOC131517045 gene encoding large ribosomal subunit protein uL14-like, with the translated sequence MSKRGRGGSSGAKFRISLGLPVGAVINCADNTGAKNLHIISVKGIKGRLNRLPAAGVGDMVMATVKKGKPELRKKVHPAVVIRQRKSYRRKDGVFLYFEDNAGVIVNNKGEMKGSAITGPVAKECADLWPRIASNAGSIA